The window CGCTGCTGATTGCAAAAATCAGCGCAGCTGCGACTAACAAGATTCCTGTTTTTTTCACGTTCTCACCTCCTTTTCCGTTTAAGCCTGTTTTTTTCCGGTCGGCTCTTTTTTCCTCTGCGGCTCTCCGTGCCATCGGTCCTTCAACCTGCACGGCGAGCCGCTGAGAAGCTCCGTGTTTCACAGAAGCAAATTACTCACTTCGAATTCGAGGCTTTTTTTAAAATTGAATGCGTTTGGCAGATTCAGTCACGCCCCTAAAAGGCCTCATCGGGTTTCCATTCTTCCCAGATTTTGCCGGCTTTGGCAATTCCCGGTTTAAGCGTCGGCTTGCCGGGAACCCATCCAGACGGGGTGACCTCACCGGTTTTGCGAACGTGCTGAAAGGCCTTCAATTGCCGAATCAGTTCACTCACATTTCGGCCAACGGGCGGCGTCAGCACCTCCATCGCCTGAACGACACCGTCCGGGTCAATGATAAAGCGGCCACGGATATTTACACCGCCTTCTTCGCTGTAAACACCGAATTCACGACCGATTTTGCCATTGGGATCAGATAACATGGGGTAAGGAATTTCCGGCACCATCTTGCTTAATTCAGTTTCGTGCCAGACTTTGTGGGAAAAAACACTGTCAACACTAACGGAAAGGACCTCTGCATCTAATGCAGAAATTTCATCATACTTGGCGGCAACTGCCGACAATTCTGTGGGTCAGACAAATGTAAAATCACCGGGATAAAAACACAATATTACCCATTTGCCTCGATAATCGGACAACCGAACTTCCTTCGTCCCGCCCTTGTAATAGGCATTGGCGACAAAATCCGGTGCCTCTTTTCCAACCTGTACAGCCATAATTGCCTCCTTTTTTGTTAGATAAAAAC of the Calditrichota bacterium genome contains:
- a CDS encoding peroxiredoxin, encoding MAVQVGKEAPDFVANAYYKGGTKEVRLSDYRGKWVILCFYPGDFTFVUPTELSAVAAKYDEISALDAEVLSVSVDSVFSHKVWHETELSKMVPEIPYPMLSDPNGKIGREFGVYSEEGGVNIRGRFIIDPDGVVQAMEVLTPPVGRNVSELIRQLKAFQHVRKTGEVTPSGWVPGKPTLKPGIAKAGKIWEEWKPDEAF